A genomic stretch from Microtus pennsylvanicus isolate mMicPen1 chromosome 9, mMicPen1.hap1, whole genome shotgun sequence includes:
- the Htra4 gene encoding serine protease HTRA4: MSSQALWTVWAQFLLLCLLLPVPWVEARRSRVSMPCPEICDVTRCPPLPTCSTGTAPVPDRCGCCRVCAAGEGQECGGTRGRPCVSGLRCGAPFFREPIGGAWLGTCGCVEGEEVCGSDGRTYPSLCALRKENRAARLRGSPPAVPVQKGGCGDSGTRSAGRLRRKFNFIAAVVEKVAPSVVHLQLFRRSPLTNQEIPASSGSGFIVSEDGLIVTNAHVLTNHQKIQVELQSGARYEATVKDIDHKLDLALIKIEPKTDLPVLLLGRSSDLRAGEFVVALGSPFSLQDTVTAGIVSTTQRGGKELGLKDSDIDYIQTDAIINHGNSGGPLVNLDGDVIGINTLKVTAGISFAIPSDRIRQFLADYHERQLKGKAPSQKKYLGLRMLPLTLNLLQEMKRQDPDFPDVSSGVFVYEVIQGTAAASSGLRDHDVIVSINGQPVTTTTDVIEAVKDNDFLSITVRRGSQTLFLTVTPEIIN; the protein is encoded by the exons ATGAGCTCCCAGGCGCTCTGGACTGTGTGGGCACAGTTTCTCCTGCTGTGCCTGCTGCTGCCTGTTCCttgggtggaggccagaaggtccAGAGTCTCGATGCCCTGTCCTGAGATCTGCGATGTCACACGTTGCCCGCCACTGCCCACCTGCTCGACTGGCACCGCGCCGGTGCCCGACCGCTGCGGCTGCTGCCGTGTGTGCGCGGCGGGAGAGGGTCAGGAGTGTGGCGGGACCCGGGGCAGGCCGTGCGTCTCGGGGCTGCGCTGTGGTGCCCCGTTTTTCCGGGAACCTATCGGGGGCGCATGGCTGGGCACCTGCGGCTGCGTGGAGGGCGAGGAGGTGTGCGGCAGCGATGGGCGCACCTACCCCAGCTTGTGCGCGCTGCGTAAGGAGAACAGAGCCGCGCGACTACGGGGCTCGCCCCCGGCAGTGCCCGTGCAGAAAGGAGGCTGCGGGGACTCAG GGACCAGGAGTGCAGGGCGGCTCAGGAGGAAGTTTAACTTTATCGCAGCGGTGGTGGAGAAAGTGGCGCCATCTGTGGTTCACTTGCAGTTATTCCGCAG GTCACCTCTCACCAACCAGGAAATCCCTGCCTCCAGTGGCTCTGGGTTCATAGTGTCTGAGGATGGGCTCATCGTCACCAATGCTCACGTCCTCACCAACCATCAGAAGATCCAGGTAGAACTCCAGAGTGGGGCCCGCTATGAAGCCACTGTCAAAGACATCGACCATAAGCTGGACCTCGCGCTGATTAAGATTGAGCCGAAA ACTGACCTTCCTGTGTTGCTGCTGGGGAGATCATCCGATCTCCGGGCTGGAGAGTTCGTGGTGGCTTTGGGCAGCCCGTTTTCTCTGCAGGACACGGTGACTGCCGGGATTGTCAGCACCACACAGAGAGGTGGCAAAGAGCTGGGACTGAAGGATTCAGACATAGACTATATCCAGACAGATGCCATCATTAAT CACGGGAATTCCGGGGGCCCACTGGTGAACTTG GATGGCGATGTGATTGGTATAAACACCCTGAAGGTGACGGCAGGAATCTCCTTTGCGATTCCCTCGGATCGGATCAGACAGTTCCTGGCTGACTATCACGAGCGCCAGTTGAAAG GAAAGGCCCCTTCACAGAAGAAATACCTGGGTCTTCGAATGTTGCCCCTCACTCTGAA CCTCCTACAAGAAATGAAGAGGCAAGATCCGGATTTCCCTGATGTGAGCTCTGGAGTTTTTGTCTATGAAGTGATTCAAGGAACGGCTGCTGCAAG ctcaggGTTGAGAGACCATGACGTAATTGTCAGCATAAATGGGCAACCTGTCACCACCACAACTGATGTCATCGAAGCTGTTAAGGACAATGACTTTCTCTCCATCACTGTGCGCCGAGGAAGTCAGACCTTGTTTCTGACAGtcacacctgaaataatcaaTTAA